The following proteins come from a genomic window of Diadema setosum chromosome 20, eeDiaSeto1, whole genome shotgun sequence:
- the LOC140243497 gene encoding sulfotransferase 1C2-like, protein MSTSTYSDHQNDGTSKFSSEVPECVRKTCYEYRGVIMPNFMPTRCMKKLEQFETRPDDLFVISYPKSGTTWIQQLALLIRFDGNLSLLADQHIMTLVPFLDSVDFLNLTNVDTAATYIDMAASMASPRIMKSHSLLNWLPPDIRSQDPKVKVIYVARNPKDVAVSYFHFCHYSPLLPSYDSWDTFFEEYIEGRAPQGSWFENVLAWWERRNHPNVLFLKYEDMKKDLHTAVIQIMQFMGKSLPSDVVDQIVAASTFDAMKKSPSSNPDLQAGRTIERGSFMRKGAVADWKNYFSDEQNCRFDELYKKELAESGLDFDFSL, encoded by the exons ATCACCAAAATGATGGCACGTCTAAATTTTCAAGCGAGGTCCCCGAATGTGTCCGAAAGACGTGCTACGAATACAGAGGGGTCATCATGCCCAACTTTATGCCTACACGTTGCATGAAGAAACTGGAGCAATTCGAAACAAGACCAGACGATCTATTCGTGATTTCATACCCAAAGTCAG GTACCACGTGGATTCAACAGTTGGCGCTCCTAATACGTTTCGATGGTAACTTGTCTCTCCTCGCCGACCAACATATCATGACGCTGGTTCCGTTTTTAGACAGCGTGGATTTCCTTAACCTTACCAAT GTGGACACTGCTGCCACGTATATAGACATGGCAGCCTCCATGGCTTCCCCGAGAATTATGAAATCACACAGCCTGCTCAACTGGCTGCCACCTGACATCCGGTCACAAGatccaaaggtcaaggtcatctaTGTGGCGCGAAATCCGAAAGATGTTGCTGTCTCGTACTTTCACTTCTGTCACTATTCACCACTGTTGCCTTCTTATGATTCCTGGGATACCTTCTTCGAAGAATACATCGAGGGGCGAG CTCCGCAAGGATCCTGGTTTGAAAACGTCCTCGCTTGGTGGGAGAGACGAAACCATCCGAACGTACTCTTCCTCAAGTACGAGGACATGAAGAAG GATCTACACACGGCCGTAATCCAAATTATGCAATTCATGGGGAAGTCCCTACCTTCTGACGTGGTTGATCAAATCGTCGCCGCATCCACCTTTGACGCCATGAAGAAGAGTCCGAGCTCAAATCCGGACTTGCAGGCTGGCAGAACTATCGAACGTGGATCGTTTATGCGGAAAG GTGCTGTTGCAGACTGGAAAAACTACTTCAGCGATGAACAGAATTGtcgttttgatgaactttacaAAAAGGAACTTGCCGAATCCGGTCTCGACTTTGACTTTAGTTTATAG